GTGAGATAATCGTCGAAagcttgatattttttgtacaaatatctGTTAAAAGTTTGCAATCCTTTGCttaaaatcatgcatataattacatgtacatacaaacgtttcatgttttgaaaaaagagcAGACCTAATAGCTCTTTAGATGGGTACATAACCGTTTGTGGAAAAAAGAGCATAAAAATGATTAGATATAAATGGCACTATGTCATGTTGAGAACTCTAGATTATAAGATACAAGgtcacctacatgtatatacgtgtATTATAATAGCAAAAGGTGTCACTTggagaaaagagaaaaaaagagtaAAAGTAGACCTAATTCTATTTATAGATAGACCACCGTctagaacaagaggcccatgggccacatcgctcacctgagcaacaatggcgaACTACATTGACGTAACACTTTACGATCAGACGCAACCTATCttccattattttctattttttcctatctccaaaatgtgaagatttccaccaggtaattccataattatattttcctgttatatcattatgatactttttttatttagatataacgtgttcatttgaaaatatatgtctatgactttatttataagcattcaaatgcattttacatgctattttaagaaaaattctaaatatatagCTCTAAAAATAGCCTGGTAATAAACCTTGAATTTTtgggaattaacaggtttaaatgttaataaacaagagatgtttgtgaaacacatatgccccctcccttggaaacatccacatgaaaatgaacgtaaacttaAATACCTGGattttttctaagtccaagggccataactgtcaaaaattgctcgatcttacccaatatcgaacttgacctagatattatcatgataaacctgtatattaaatttcatttcaatatgttcatcctctgcgaagaaaatgagcggaaactcagaaaaactagaatttttctaagtccaagggccataactctgtcgaaaattgctcaatcgtacccaatatcgaacttgacctagatattatcatgataaacctgtatattaaatttcatttcaatatgttcatcctctgcgaagaaaatgagcggaaactcagaaaaactagaatttttctacgtcaaagggccataactctgtaaaaaaattgctcgatcgtacccaatatcgaacttgacctagatattatcatgataaacctgtatattaaatttcatttcaatatgttcatcccctgcgaagaaaatgaacggaaactgttggtggaccgaccgacagaccgacGGACCGACCGACAAaaagcagcaaagcaatatgccctcccttcttcgaaggggggcataataaggaataattttatcaaggaaaattatataaaattgaggaacgtctcgtgtgTCCTTAAATATAGCAAAGTTAAGTaccatgataattttttttacctaaaactcaatattttataaagggGTAGGGGTGAAAATATATtgtgatatattaattatatataacaccGGTATATTATTTCCTACAGTTTTTGCACATATGTGAACAGTATTAGctcatttaagataaaaaaaaaaatcatacatttcctAAGACGTATATCAGTTAAAAAATCAGCACCCATTGTGGGTCTACCTTATTGTGtgtaatcataatttgaacattttgaatctacacaattaaaggatgccaacattttatttcattaaaatgttgTCTTCGAGGCCATGCAATGCatatttgtttcatttgatGAAAATACTGGAAAAGGTAGTTACCATTTACCTGCAATATTTCTTGCTTGGTATATtggtatttatgaaaaaaaatatcgaacttAAATTagtgtaattttctttttccacatctaagtgaatatttttagtgtgtttatttaagatGCCAAGCTCTATGAATATATACTGCAGATgagatacatttcattttcacagcTGATATCTCATATgtgaaagttaacaaagatTGACGGACAGAGAATCGCCAGCTAGTCTGGAAGGCAGTACGCAGTGTTTGAACTCTGTGGCAAAAGTTGCTAAGGCTACAGTAAAAAAACTTAATTGAATAATTGTTTACCTGATGTAAACTTGTGTGACGTTTTATATCCTTACTTGAtcacttgatcgatgaaaaCATTTGACTGGAAAATGATGTCACATGATGTGTTAAAAAGCTATATAATTTAATGTATTGTCAGGCATACAGGTATCAGTTTTGTACTAAGGcccattaattatttcatattccctcaaaaacaacaaacggctacaaaccaagatgattttctgctgcaatattttctttaaaataatgataatgcacggatatcatcataattataatgtgtcagaactgtttaaaagaagtttttatgtactcgtttgaaaaataccaaaattgttgcagatttcaaataatttatcaaatgagaAAGGACCCCAGAAAGTAGTTATAGCACATCATCCTTTTGATTTTTCTGTACACaagtatataatgtttaacaagACAATTCCAATGATCAACAAACATGTCAGCGTCAGTCGTAGAATGATAggcaacttttaaaaacttatccaatttgtttaatttcatttttttaatgcattcatacattatatagataaaatgatttctaaTTGAGTTGGccaggtgacacaaaatcagtttatgcactttgtattttggagaaATTAGTCCTACCCTATGACCCAATTACAACAgtttaattttagttttgaagataactgtaaacaaacggttttgcattaatttggcagagttattaaataattacaagttaccttctaattgtagtacatgtatcaacaagaaatgtaatgattatcgattgtaattttcaatgcatgGTATATGTgtttgcatcacccgtatttataacctctaaagataagacagtcgCGGACGATTAATCACAACAGGGTTTAACTGAGGCTGTGAAAAcgtcttttcaaattcataaacatctttttattgtctttgGATTTAATTTACACGATTATGAACTCGGAATACATGGCTACTTCAAATtctctttcggaggaaattccggcgaagttaccgatcaaaTATCGATTATTTCAACCAAAGTCGCTCCCTTGTTTGATCCTTGTTGAcacaataagaaataaataaacaataaaaacagagggaAATGCACTTTAGTACAGTGTTAATGCatcagattttatcattttcgcaggTAAACAATCAACTGCctatttaccgaagtctatgttCCAAATACAAGGCGATTGTTtcccaagttaaaaagcaaaatgaaacgaaaaaatcaaaacaagctaaaaccaccctcacaagtgaaaatgacaacgcgttgaaatatttaacctcaatttacttcacaataatCGGTACCAATGTTATTTCCATGTTTCATAGATTTTAATCGCACGTGAACTATTGCACAACAAACTGCCagcttcaaacaaagaacctcgttctcgagatgcggtagactggcgatgcctgtcataagacccagtctatcgcaatgaattgccagtctacgatatatggaataacgagccattctttattagtattttcgcaattatctcaaaTTTGGAACAGTATTCGCctttaaattttgcaatttatattttcctttccctaaggataatttatgctaaattacgttaagattaactcagtagttcttgagaagaagattttttaaaatgcactcccctttttttacagtttcgaggttttctccgctttgaatacaacctggccttttatttttgcaatttatattcaccttcttataaggatgatttgtgccaaatttggttaaatttggccaagtggttttagagaagaagatcaaaatgtaaaaagtttacagacggacagacagacggacggacagacggacggacggacggacagacggacgacggacaacaggtgatcagaaaagctcacttgagctttcagctcaggtgagctaaaaaaagaaTTGGTTATCATACAAGACACTTTTTATGTTATGTTATGTTAGGAGTACAATATTCTATTAGAGCAAACAAGTCTTAATTTCTTCATCTTCGCCATGTTACGAGAGAGTTAATATGTTTCTTGCAGAATTGTGAAGCCAGTGGCTGGAGCTGCGTGGAACACATTCAGAACTTGGCCCGGCTGCGCACAATCACGTGACTTCCTGTACATGACTGCGCTTGATACACATCCCAGAATTCCGAACAGAGCTCCAATCCCAGCTATCAGTATGGAATATGGAAGCTTCACCTCCATTGATATGCCAGCGAGAAGAGTGTGTtctattttcttgattttatccATCTTCGCATTCGCTGATGCCATTCGATAGATCAAAATGGATTCCAATATTACTACAACAAATAACgtgatttgataatttaaaaattgtgtttaaataaaattctaaaaaagaGGTGCATGTCAAGAGCTACATTGTATATAGAGGGCTCCTACATGCATGGATTGATAAGTgttatttttgagatattttattttttaacaaaatatgccatttttattgcaaatttcTATAAAGGATTAATATATAACAGAAAAAACAATATCTGTCATATgtgagaaggagagagagagagagagagagagagagagagagagagagagagagagagaacaaaatATGCCATGTATATTGCAAACTATAAAGGATTAATATATAacagaaaaaacaatatttgtcatgagagagagagagagaataggAAAATTCTAAACATAAAGATGATACTGATTTTTGTATTCTTCAACttcttaaatctgtaaaatacatataaaccTATATTACCTGCAATAGACATGAGAATCAAAGCAAAAAGATATCTGGTTGACTTGGACCGAGCTGGAATCGTCACCAACAGAGCACTTATTGTACACAGAGCCATGGCGAGAACACCTTCCGCTTGAAGTTCTAACAACTCCGCTATACAGAAAAAAACGGTAATTGCCgtttaactttaatttcatGATTGTTCTTTACAAGAGATGAATATTCAAATGATCAAAAAtgcataatttgaaataagataaTAAATTTACTGTTAAATAAAGTGGTAAttgcttttgattttaaagtggtatgggacatcgATATCTATCGATATCAATATGAATAAAAgtacatataaattaaaatactttcacaaatttcaaatgttacaatatttaaccaaaaaaaaaagttttaaatatttttgaaaaggtaGAAGTTTTAAACACAAGCGGGATTCAAACTCAGATTCGAAACAAAATCATCTATTACAGAAATCCATTGCGCTAAAAATATTAGTGTTCTATTTCGATAAAGAAACTGTTTATAGAATTACACTTGTTTATTTCGGTGAACATTACGTAACAATAACttaagtgtcccataccacattAATTTACATGGTTATCGTTAGGAACGATAACTATATCTTGGGGTTGTTTGCTAAAATATATTACGCATTGCGTGgaaatttttcattgttttcatctTCTCGTAGTCGATCTGTTCGCATTTTTCATTGACGCAAACGTTGATGAAGAATAGACCCATGTCAACTTCCGTTGTAAtcttgcaaaataaaaacaaagatttaTCAGGGGATTCTGAGATATCAAATAACACGTAAACAATTTTGCAATAATAACACACCtggtatttttctgcaatgcaaATGTCTTtgccagagagagagaggacgaaaaaaagaaatagaagtATGTGACATTTCTGATGTATTATTAGTTTTACAAGTGTATACTTTTCACATTGGTGAATAAATgcttaaatgaataaaactgtGTCAACGGCAACTTAAATTAtctatgtgtttttaaaaaatgctagaCATAATTAGGTACATGTCTATGTAGTTACCTTCTTTTTAGGCGATTCTTCAAAAAGAGCACTCTGTAAAGAAAGTTAGGCCAAAGCTTAAAATCTACTTTTgaacaaggtacatgtacatgtataaaaaaaatttgcgctATCCCAATTTAAATTCACTTActtcattcataaaataataatctttTGATTGGCTTTGTAAagcttgttttttattttgttttttttttaatttctgaaaaGTGGTGGGGGATATAGAACTTACAGTGAGGGAAGATGAAGATGACGATGTCTTGATTTCTAGCAAAAACCATCCAGGTGCGACCAGGGCAGTAAGCCAACATCCGAAGGTCAGTGCCAGTAACACGGAGGTGACGATTGATCCAAATTGTTTCTCCATTGCCGTTGTCCTTCTACAACTGTGTCTTTACTCTACAGCAAATTAAAGCTATTACTGATAAGAAGGATGAACTTtaaattttgggttttttttcagaaatttaataaatttcattgaGCTTTTTGCTAACGCATTAGAAAAAACACTGGTATTtcttggacccccccccccccccccttccctaaTTTACCTTGATCCGCGAGTAAAATCAATGCCGCGACTAGGaagataagaatatttaaatgcctttttttaccttttaaatgcCTTTTAGTCTAGCATGTCATCTGctgtattttttcatgttcaagttcatttatttcACTCATAACATATAATGTTACATGAGATGCAGAAGAATTAAATACAAAAGTATAAGAAAAGCAGGatttacaaaaaagaaacagaataaagtaaacaatgaatttgttaTAGTTGTTAGGTAGGATGACAgaccaaatcaaatatttttctaatcaAAGTACACATTTTCATAAGTATTACATGATTTGAAGATGACCTAAGTGTTCTAAATTTTAAGATGTTTGATTTCTAAAGATAATAAttactaaacaatttttttccttacatGAGACAGTGCACAACATtctaaaacataatgaaattcatcgctAATTTGATTGGCTTCACATAAGCTGCagtttaaaatgaacattttgataAGCATATCACATGCATTTTTGGTAACTCAGGACCGCGGCATATtcacataattatgtataatcATTATCATATGTCAATATGACGAACACGAAGTCTTGTGAAATATTTTCGGGTAGGCTTTCTCAGTTAACTATGTTTAATTTACATTCAAGTAATGCCAAACATATGATGACATTTACGAATGTAAAGAGCAGGAAGTACAATTTCTGGAACacaacatcttcgctagccaagggtgaccTACCGCTACAGAGTTGAGGAGCGGCgacacccttggctagcgaagatgggaaTACAGTATTTCCGCAAGAAATGTAAAAGCACTGTCAAAACATAATGACTtaaaaaattctgtttttagGTCGTctgcttggttttttttttttaatcttggtAAATCCAGAAAATCGATCTACTCCAGTAACCCACACGTCaaattggatttattaattGTAGTAAACGATAACAAtgtttgacaatggtttttttgCCCTTTAAATATCAATACATGCAAGctcgtgtaaaaaaaaaactttaaaaaattaaacccaCTTCATTTAAGTTGATTTGAAAACTTTGGATGTGACCACTTAGCTGTATTCTATTTGGCAATGAAATCAACAATTACAATGGttgaaatacaaacattttaatcaCAAGTATCACAATtgaattaagaataaaaaaaaaatcgtcgaAACAACGAACTCTCAAGTATAACGAAATATGACGACATAACCAGGTCTTTTTCTTTCttgaaacaaaatacaaaaataaaaagttgtgGAAATAATTGTAACTTTACACAATTtagaaaaagtatatatatacagtttaaTAACTAATACTGTATATACCTTCATGAGTATTAAAATGTATAGGTGAACAAAACagaatttaataattaaaaacaaatgtgcATACCTTTCAAAGTCAAAAGTTTAACTATTGCGTCTTGTGCcgtgtaaaatataattatacaaggtGCGTAACTTGTCTTCATTCAACTACCTAAAAATCAATTAAGGCTTGTCTTACGGAGACACGTTTTCAACATATTTGCCATTTGTTCCAAAAGGTGAAAGTAGTCCAGTAATAGTAACCAATCCTTTATCGCTTTCGatcttattattttgttttgttttgtttgttatatagaataaaacaaacaaacctgCAGATTTGTTTTAGAAACTCTACACCCGTCTGCTGACAAGGATTAAGACACGTACACATAGACAGCCCTTCCctagaaaatgtatttttatattgtataatttattgtatatatcttATTGAAATACttattaattcatatacatgtattaaaagaaGTAACCGGAAAAAAAAAGTAGTAGAATATCCCCAAACAAATAAAGTCCTCACCTGGACCCTCTCCACTTAAAAAAGGGTTTTACAAAACCGTACATGTTCACAGATTATTAActtttactgttttttttttttagaaaagggAAGGGTTGGGGGCAAATCAAGACAACATgccttaaaggggcatagtcacgattttggtgaaaaattatttgttttctattttgatgtttacaatgctttagtgaggcatttttaataagcaaccaaaatttgagtgtcatttgatgagttataagcgagttacagaacttacaattcttcgctatgtaaacaaagcgtttgtttacatttcgattGTTGAAgtgaaattccagttttagacctaaaataaatgtgttaatcgttaggaactgtttatt
The window above is part of the Magallana gigas chromosome 10, xbMagGiga1.1, whole genome shotgun sequence genome. Proteins encoded here:
- the LOC136272113 gene encoding uncharacterized protein yields the protein MEKQFGSIVTSVLLALTFGCWLTALVAPGWFLLEIKTSSSSSSLTSALFEESPKKKITTEVDMGLFFINVCVNEKCEQIDYEKMKTMKNFHAMPELLELQAEGVLAMALCTISALLVTIPARSKSTRYLFALILMSIAVILESILIYRMASANAKMDKIKKIEHTLLAGISMEVKLPYSILIAGIGALFGILGCVSSAVMYRKSRDCAQPGQVLNVFHAAPATGFTILQETY